In a genomic window of Ipomoea triloba cultivar NCNSP0323 chromosome 3, ASM357664v1:
- the LOC116012617 gene encoding serine/threonine-protein kinase BLUS1 isoform X1, translating to MEEGSEKKFPVNAKDYKLYEEVGEGVSATVYRALCIPLNEIVAVKVLDLERCNNDLDGIRREVQTMTLINHPNVLRSYCSFTAGHSLWVVMPYMAGGSCLHIMKSSFPEGFEEPVIATLLREVLKALVYIHYHGHIHRDVKAGNILVDTNGAVKLADFGVAACMFDTGDRQRSRNTFVGTPCWMAPEVMQQLHGYDFKADIWSFGITALELAHGHAPFSKYPPMKVLLMTLQNAPPGLDYERDKRFSKSFKEMVAACLVKDPKKRPSSEKLLKHHFFKQGRSNDYLSRTILEGLPPLGDRYRMLKAKEADVLVQNKALYEDKEHLSQQEYIRGISAWNFNLEDLKNQASLIQDDEFLNAEGPSSSGRPRDSNDDASSSSDRPNHSLDAPAEVGLHEVHDLEDSLAGFPIKPLQALKGCFDVCEDDTSAGSPNWKYSIRSDSEQQNDIRSLNKGGGEEGGRDDENIGQSISLACSGIPGQKKLVSGSPQKDNILSLKSITTDGERDYPQTRYQPERSYSGPLQYRQKKDNDTSEGAVVQRKGRFKVTSADLSPKGPTNSFFNSASGGLTAATSGLTATSVLPSLQCIFQQNTLQREEIIKLIKYVEQTPVTPMELVESGTTDLSQIPSTSTREKELQSQVIQLQQSIGSLVEQLQRQKIKNVQLESKLNALLRK from the exons ATGGAAGAGGGATCAGAGAAAAAGTTCCCTGTTAATGCTAAGGATTACAAGTTATATGAGGAAGTTGGAGAAGGAGTCAGTGCAACCGTGTACAGAGCACTCTGCATCCCACTTAACGAGATAGTAGCAGTCAAAGTTCTTGATCTGGAAAGGTGTAATAATGACCTG GATGGCATCCGCAGAGAGGTACAGACAATGACTTTGATTAATCATCCAAATGTATTACGCTCATACTGCTCATTCACTGCTGGTCATAGTCTTTGGGTTGTGATGCCTTACATGGCTGGAGGGTCTTGCCTTCATATCATGAAATCTTCTTTTCCCGAAGGTTTTGAAGAGCCTGTTATTGCTACATTATTGCGTGAAGTCCTGAAAGCACTTGTATATATTCATTACCACGGGCATATCCATAGAGACGTAAAG GCTGGCAACATATTAGTTGATACCAATGGTGCTGTTAAATTAGCTGATTTTGGAGTAGCTGCTTGTATGTTTGATACTGGTGATAGACAGCGATCAAGAAATACTTTTGTTGGAACTCCCTGCTG GATGGCTCCAGAAGTTATGCAGCAACTGCATGGATATGATTTTAA AGCAGATATATGGTCCTTTGGGATAACAGCCCTTGAACTTGCTCATGGCCATGCACCATTCTCCAAGTACCCACCAATGAAG GTTCTGCTCATGACCCTGCAAAATGCACCACCAGGTCTGGACTATGAAAGGGATAAGAGATTCTCCAAG TCTTTCAAGGAAATGGTTGCTGCTTGCTTAGTGAAGGATCCAAAAAAGCGTCCTTCCTCAGAGAAGCTTTTGAAGCACCATTTCTTTAAACAGGGACGCTCAAATGATTACTTATCACGCACTATACTTGAAGGCCTACCCCCCCTAGGTGACCGTTATAGGATGCTTAAG GCAAAAGAAGCAGATGTTCTTGTACAGAATAAGGCATTGTATGAAGACAAGGAACATTTATCACAG CAAGAATACATTCGGGGAATCAGTGCATGGAATTTCAATCTGGAGGACTTGAAGAACCAAGCTTCACTT ATTCAGgatgatgaatttttaaatGCCGAAGGCCCAAGTTCAAGTGGGAGGCCTAGGGACAGTAATGATGATGCTAGTTCTTCATCAGACAGGCCTAATCACTCACTTGATGCACCTGCagaa GTTGGTCTACACGAGGTTCATGATTTAGAGGATTCGCTTGCTGGGTTTCCCATTAAACCTCTTCAGGCACTCAA GGGATGCTTTGATGTGTGTGAGGATGACACGAGTGCTGGTAGTCCAAATTGGAAATATAGTATACGCTCAGATTCTGAACAACAGAATGACATACGGTCATTGAACAAAGGTGGGGGTGAAGAAGGTGGAAGAGATGATGAAAATATAGGACAAAGCATCTCATTGGCATGCTCTGGTATCCCAGGGCAAAAGAAGCTAGTTAGTGGTTCACCTCAAAAGGATAACATTCTCTCTTTAAAAAGCATTACCACTGATGGAGAGAG GGACTATCCACAGACAAGGTATCAGCCAGAGCGTAGTTATAGTGGTCCACTGCAGTATCGCCAAAAGAAAGATAATG ATACTTCTGAAGGAGCTGTTGTCCAACGCAAGGGACGCTTCAAAGTCACTTCAGCAGATCTGAGTCCAAAG GGTCCTACAAACAGTTTCTTCAACTCAGCTTCTGGAGGTTTGACTGCTGCAACTTCAGGCCTAACAGCTACCTCAGTTCTCCCATCACTGCAATGCATTTTTCAGCAAAATACATTGCAAAGA GAAGAAATCATTAAATTGATCAAGTATGTGGAGCAAACACCTG TCACCCCTATGGAGTTGGTTGAGTCGGGGACAACTGACCTTTCACAG ATCCCTTCTACTTCTACAAGAGAGAAAGAGCTGCAGTCCCAGGTGATTCAATTGCAACAAAG CATTGGCAGCCTGGTTGAACAGTTGCAGAGACAAAAGATAAAAAATGTTCAG TTGGAAAGCAAATTGAATGCCTTGCTCAGAAAATAG
- the LOC116012617 gene encoding serine/threonine-protein kinase BLUS1 isoform X2: MEEGSEKKFPVNAKDYKLYEEVGEGVSATVYRALCIPLNEIVAVKVLDLERCNNDLDGIRREVQTMTLINHPNVLRSYCSFTAGHSLWVVMPYMAGGSCLHIMKSSFPEGFEEPVIATLLREVLKALVYIHYHGHIHRDVKAGNILVDTNGAVKLADFGVAACMFDTGDRQRSRNTFVGTPCWMAPEVMQQLHGYDFKADIWSFGITALELAHGHAPFSKYPPMKVLLMTLQNAPPGLDYERDKRFSKSFKEMVAACLVKDPKKRPSSEKLLKHHFFKQGRSNDYLSRTILEGLPPLGDRYRMLKAKEADVLVQNKALYEDKEHLSQQEYIRGISAWNFNLEDLKNQASLIQDDEFLNAEGPSSSGRPRDSNDDASSSSDRPNHSLDAPAEVGLHEVHDLEDSLAGFPIKPLQALKGCFDVCEDDTSAGSPNWKYSIRSDSEQQNDIRSLNKGGGEEGGRDDENIGQSISLACSGIPGQKKLVSGSPQKDNILSLKSITTDGERDYPQTRYQPERSYSGPLQYRQKKDNDTSEGAVVQRKGRFKVTSADLSPKGPTNSFFNSASGGLTAATSGLTATSVLPSLQCIFQQNTLQREEIIKLIKYVEQTPVTPMELVESGTTDLSQAAAAFNCWSTLYVCEDPFYFYKRERAAVPGDSIATKHWQPG, from the exons ATGGAAGAGGGATCAGAGAAAAAGTTCCCTGTTAATGCTAAGGATTACAAGTTATATGAGGAAGTTGGAGAAGGAGTCAGTGCAACCGTGTACAGAGCACTCTGCATCCCACTTAACGAGATAGTAGCAGTCAAAGTTCTTGATCTGGAAAGGTGTAATAATGACCTG GATGGCATCCGCAGAGAGGTACAGACAATGACTTTGATTAATCATCCAAATGTATTACGCTCATACTGCTCATTCACTGCTGGTCATAGTCTTTGGGTTGTGATGCCTTACATGGCTGGAGGGTCTTGCCTTCATATCATGAAATCTTCTTTTCCCGAAGGTTTTGAAGAGCCTGTTATTGCTACATTATTGCGTGAAGTCCTGAAAGCACTTGTATATATTCATTACCACGGGCATATCCATAGAGACGTAAAG GCTGGCAACATATTAGTTGATACCAATGGTGCTGTTAAATTAGCTGATTTTGGAGTAGCTGCTTGTATGTTTGATACTGGTGATAGACAGCGATCAAGAAATACTTTTGTTGGAACTCCCTGCTG GATGGCTCCAGAAGTTATGCAGCAACTGCATGGATATGATTTTAA AGCAGATATATGGTCCTTTGGGATAACAGCCCTTGAACTTGCTCATGGCCATGCACCATTCTCCAAGTACCCACCAATGAAG GTTCTGCTCATGACCCTGCAAAATGCACCACCAGGTCTGGACTATGAAAGGGATAAGAGATTCTCCAAG TCTTTCAAGGAAATGGTTGCTGCTTGCTTAGTGAAGGATCCAAAAAAGCGTCCTTCCTCAGAGAAGCTTTTGAAGCACCATTTCTTTAAACAGGGACGCTCAAATGATTACTTATCACGCACTATACTTGAAGGCCTACCCCCCCTAGGTGACCGTTATAGGATGCTTAAG GCAAAAGAAGCAGATGTTCTTGTACAGAATAAGGCATTGTATGAAGACAAGGAACATTTATCACAG CAAGAATACATTCGGGGAATCAGTGCATGGAATTTCAATCTGGAGGACTTGAAGAACCAAGCTTCACTT ATTCAGgatgatgaatttttaaatGCCGAAGGCCCAAGTTCAAGTGGGAGGCCTAGGGACAGTAATGATGATGCTAGTTCTTCATCAGACAGGCCTAATCACTCACTTGATGCACCTGCagaa GTTGGTCTACACGAGGTTCATGATTTAGAGGATTCGCTTGCTGGGTTTCCCATTAAACCTCTTCAGGCACTCAA GGGATGCTTTGATGTGTGTGAGGATGACACGAGTGCTGGTAGTCCAAATTGGAAATATAGTATACGCTCAGATTCTGAACAACAGAATGACATACGGTCATTGAACAAAGGTGGGGGTGAAGAAGGTGGAAGAGATGATGAAAATATAGGACAAAGCATCTCATTGGCATGCTCTGGTATCCCAGGGCAAAAGAAGCTAGTTAGTGGTTCACCTCAAAAGGATAACATTCTCTCTTTAAAAAGCATTACCACTGATGGAGAGAG GGACTATCCACAGACAAGGTATCAGCCAGAGCGTAGTTATAGTGGTCCACTGCAGTATCGCCAAAAGAAAGATAATG ATACTTCTGAAGGAGCTGTTGTCCAACGCAAGGGACGCTTCAAAGTCACTTCAGCAGATCTGAGTCCAAAG GGTCCTACAAACAGTTTCTTCAACTCAGCTTCTGGAGGTTTGACTGCTGCAACTTCAGGCCTAACAGCTACCTCAGTTCTCCCATCACTGCAATGCATTTTTCAGCAAAATACATTGCAAAGA GAAGAAATCATTAAATTGATCAAGTATGTGGAGCAAACACCTG TCACCCCTATGGAGTTGGTTGAGTCGGGGACAACTGACCTTTCACAG GCAGCAGCTGCATTTAACTGTTGGTCGACTTTGTATGTATGTGAAGATCCCTTCTACTTCTACAAGAGAGAAAGAGCTGCAGTCCCAGGTGATTCAATTGCAACAAAG CATTGGCAGCCTGGTTGA
- the LOC116013446 gene encoding probable phospholipid-transporting ATPase 8 produces MSDSSRKFILKYTFSCLLPLFTEKHEEIGRRGYTRVVHINDPNSPVNGQYRENDVRTTKYTAVNFIPKSLFEQFRRVANVYFLIVACVSFSPLAPYTASSVLFPLMVVIGATMAKEGVEDWRRRRQDIEANNRKVLVYTNNGKFEETIWKRLHVGDLVKVKKDEYFPADLLLLSSSYEDGICYVETANLDGETNLKVKHALDGIAFKEGDSFLKNFKAEIRCEDPNEDLYSFVGTLHYNNQQRLPLSVNQMLLRGSKLRNTEYIYGAVVFTGHDTKVMQNARDPPSKRSAIEKRMDKIIYVLFGTLIMISSIGSIFFGLETKNDLSNGRYKRWYLRPDEATVFYDPKRASVAAFFHFLTALMLYGYLIPISLYVSIEVVKVLQSIFINQDQDMYYKETNKPARARTSNLNEELGQVETILSDKTGTLTCNSMEFVKCSIAGVAYGRAVTEVERAIEKRKGNGQPEHSSTSNLDSGESIKGFNFQDERIMNGQWVKEPHSEVIDKFFHVLAICHTVIPDVNTPGHISYEAESPDEAAFVVAAREFGLEFVGRTQTSILLHERHREGAEKTERLYKLLHLLEFNAARKRMSVIVRNPEDKLLLLCKGADSVLFPRLSEDGRKFEDKTKEHIKQYAEAGLRTLVIAYRELGEEEFKSWEKQLLKAQDSETDRDALVDAAADKIERDLILLGATAIEDKLQKGVPECIDKLADAGIKIWVLTGDKMETAINIGYACSLLRPRMELIKITLDSLHASSMETQDQKDKEASTSVRAQVTKGIDQIKSGSSGSFGLIIDGNALSFALRDDLKKSFLDLALQCASVICCRSTPKQKALVTALVKGTGRRTLAIGDGANDVSMLQEADVGVGISGVEGMQAVGASDYAIAQFCYLERLLLVHGHWCYRRISMMICYFFYKNLAFGFTLFWFEAFASFSGRAAYNDWYMSLYNVFFTSLPVIALGVFDQDLSDQLCLKHPEVYIEGSRNMLFKWYRILGWMLNGIVSAMIIFYFTTLSVLHQAFRRDGHPVDYEVLGVIMYSCVVWTVNCQMALSINYFTLIQHVFIWGSIAVWYLFLVVYGALPSIISTTAYKVFVEACAPSPFYWLVTLLVVVSSLLPYLTYRIFQSTFRPLPHVRVQMMERTRRKSKPDADDNM; encoded by the exons ATGAGTGATAGTAGTAGGAAGTTTATTCTTAAATATACATTTTCTTGCTTGCTACCTTTATTCACAGAGAAACATGAAGAAATTGGGAGGAGGGGCTATACACGGGTAGTTCATATTAATGATCCTAATAGCCCAGTGAACGGGCAGTACAGGGAGAATGATGTTCGGACTACCAAGTATACAGCTGTTAATTTTATCCCCAAGTCCTTATTTGAACAATTCAGGAGGGTTGCAAATGTATACTTTCTTATTGTGGCTTGTGTTTCGTTTAGTCCTCTGGCACCTTATACAGCTAGTAGTGTTCTGTTTCCTTTGATGGTGGTCATTGGTGCAACAATGGCTAAGGAAGGTGTGGAAGATTGGAGGCGCAGAAGGCAG GATATTGAAGCTAACAATAGGAAGGTCTTAGTTTACACAAATAACGGCAAATTTGAAGAAACTATATGGAAGAGGCTACATGTTGGTGATCTTGTTAAGGTTAAGAAAGATGAATATTTTCCAGCTGATCTTCTTTTGCTTTCATCAAGCTATGAGGATGGGATTTGTTATGTTGAAACGGCAAATCTTGATGGAGAGACTAATCTGAAGGTGAAACATGCTCTGGATGGGATAGCCTTCAAGGAGGGTGATAGTTTCCTTAAGAATTTTAAGGCAGAGATCAGGTGTGAGGACCCAAATGAAGACCTTTATTCATTTGTTGGCACTCTACATTATAACAATCAGCAACGACTGCCACTTTCAGTCAATCAGATGCTTCTGAGAGGTTCTAAACTACGGAATACTGAATATATCTATGGAGCTGTTGTTTTTACTGGTCATGACACAAAAGTCATGCAGAATGCTAGGGATCCTCCTTCTAAGAGGAGCGCAATTGAGAAAAGAATGGACAAAATAATCTACGTCCTGTTTGGTACCTTGATTATGATATCTTCCATTGGGTCCATCTTCTTTGGACTGGAGACTAAGAATGACTTAAGCAATGGGAGGTACAAGAGGTGGTATCTACGACCTGACGAGGCAACTGTGTTTTATGATCCGAAAAGAGCTTCAGTTGCTGCATTTTTTCACTTCCTAACAGCCCTTATGTTGTATGGCTATTTAATTCCAATTTCATTATATGTGTCTATTGAAGTTGTAAAGGTTTTACAgagcatcttcatcaatcaagATCAGGATATGTACTACAAGGAAACAAATAAGCCTGCACGTGCGCGAACATCTAATTTGAATGAGGAACTTGGACAGGTTGAAACAATACTCTCTGACAAAACTGGCACTTTAACATGCAACTCGATGGAGTTTGTTAAATGTTCAATAGCAGGTGTTGCGTATGGCCGTGCTGTGACAGAGGTGGAGAGAGCcatagaaaagagaaaaggaaATGGCCAACCTGAACATTCTAGTACTTCTAACTTGGACTCTGGAGAATCTATTAAAGGCTTCAATTTTCAAGATGAACGCATAATGAATGGTCAATGGGTTAAAGAACCTCATTCAGAAGTGATAGATAAATTCTTTCATGTGTTGGCTATTTGCCATACTGTCATCCCTGATGTGAACACACCAGGTCATATATCTTATGAAGCTGAGTCACCAGATGAAGCTGCTTTTGTCGTTGCAGCTAGAGAGTTCGGGCTTGAGTTTGTTGGAAGGACACAAACTAGTATCTTATTGCATGAAAGGCATCGGGAAGGTGCTGAAAAAACTGAAAG ATTGTACAAGCTCCTTCACCTCCTAGAGTTCAATGCTGCTAGGAAGAGGATGTCTGTGATTGTACGAAATCCTGAAGATAAATTGTTACTCTTGTGCAAGGGTGCAGACAG TGTGTTGTTTCCAAGGCTTTCTGAAGATGGACGAAAATTTGAAGATAAAACAAAGGAACATATTAAACAATACGCTGAAGCAGGACTACGAACTTTAGTTATTGCATACCGTGAGCTTGGTGAAGAAGAGTTCAAATCATGGGAAAAACAGTTATTGAAGGCTCAGGACTCTGAAACTGATAGAGATGCTTTAGTGGATGCTGCTGCTGATAAAATTGAAAGGGACTTAATTCTCCTTGGAGCCACAGCTATTGAGGATAAACTTCAAAAAGGG GTCCCTGAATGCATTGACAAGCTTGCGGATGCTGGGATTAAGATATGGGTCTTAACTGGTGATAAGATGGAGACAGCAATCAATATTGG GTATGCTTGTAGTTTACTGAGGCCACGTATGGAGCTGATTAAAATTACTCTGGATTCTCTACATGCAAGTAGCATGGAAACTCAAGACCAAAAGGATAAAGAG GCTTCAACAAGCGTAAGAGCACAAGTAACTAAGGGAATAGATCAAATTAAATCAGGAAGTTCAGGATCGTTTGGTTTGATTATCGATGGGAATGCGCTCTCTTTTGCTCTCAGAGACGATCTGAAGAAGTCATTTTTGGATCTTGCATTGCAATGTGCATCTGTTATATGTTGCCGCTCTACACCTAAACAAAAAGCTCTT GTAACAGCATTGGTGAAAGGAACTGGTAGGAGGACACTAGCAATTGGTGATGGGGCAAATGATGTAAGCATGCTTCAAGAGGCTGATGTTGGGGTTGGCATTAGTGGCGTTGAGGGGATGCAG GCTGTTGGGGCAAGTGACTATGCAATAGCTCAGTTCTGTTATCTTGAACGGTTGTTGTTGGTTCATGGCCACTGGTGTTATCGCAGAATATCTATGATG ATATGCTACTTCTTTTATAAGAATCTCGCATTTGGGTTCACCCTTTTCTGGTTCGAGGCTTTTGCTTCCTTCTCGGGAAGGGCTGCTTATAATGATTGGTATATGTCATTATACAATGTATTCTTCACTTCACTTCCCGTCATTGCTCTTGGTGTTTTTGATCAAGACCTCTCCGATCAGCTTTGCCTTAAG CATCCTGAGGTCTATATAGAGGGAAGCCGGAATATGCTGTTCAAGTGGTATCGTATCCTAGGGTGGATGCTAAACGGAATTGTCAGTGCAATGATCATCTTCTACTTCACGACCCTCTCGGTTTTACATCAGGCATTTAGGCGCGATGGCCACCCTGTGGACTACGAAGTCCTTGGAGTAATAATGTATTCGTGTGTAGTATGGACCGTGAACTGCCAAATGGCGCTTTCCATCAACTATTTCACTCTGATCCAACACGTCTTCATATGGGGAAGCATCGCGGTCTGGTATCTGTTTTTGGTCGTTTATGGTGCTCTGCCATCCATCATATCTACAACAGCATACAAGGTTTTTGTGGAAGCCTGTGCCCCAAGTCCTTTCTATTGGCTTGTAACTCTTCTTGTTGTGGTTTCCAGTTTGTTACCGTATCTTACGTACAGGATTTTTCAGTCCACATTCCGACCATTGCCGCATGTTAGAGTTCAAATGATGGAACGTACGAGGAGGAAGTCCAAGCCGGACGCTGATGATAATATGTAG
- the LOC116011971 gene encoding uncharacterized protein LOC116011971, with translation MHTIEDSVYVCPSFNSYSSNRLPEIAAKISDEFKRGSSEKEEHGNDEFEFTLAEDPEFVYDGQSGQFFPVFNRDLTVINGDFSGQGGHDDEVDRSICIALSKCSIDEKELDRDLPPPPSPSPSSSSSSSDELESAPPGTYCLWRPRLKETPQNRCKKSSSTGSTSFKQWKLRDLLRRSNSEGKDNFVFITPKKGGKSEGNHQSGKVLKLTGKSKAKQITGGDKVGRPPSMAAHEEFYVRSRAAKETSKRKSYLPYRQDLLGFFANVNALGRTLPSF, from the coding sequence atgcaTACAATAGAAGACAGTGTGTATGTGTGCCCCAGCTTCAACAGCTACTCTTCAAATAGATTACCTGAAATTGCAGCTAAAATCTCCGATGAATTTAAACGGGGGAGTTCTGAGAAAGAAGAGCACGGCAATGATGAATTTGAGTTTACTCTGGCGGAGGATCCGGAATTCGTTTACGATGGTCAAAGTGGTCAGTTTTTTCCAGTTTTCAATCGAGATCTTACGGTTATTAATGGCGATTTTTCCGGCCAGGGCGGCCATGATGATGAGGTTGATAGATCGATTTGCATTGCGTTGAGCAAGTGCTCCATAGACGAGAAGGAATTAGATCGCGATCTGCCGCCGCCGCCATCGCCATCGCCGTCGTCGTCGTCATCGTCATCGGATGAATTGGAGAGTGCTCCTCCGGGAACGTACTGTTTGTGGAGGCCGAGATTGAAGGAAACGCCGCAGAATAGATGTAAGAAGAGCAGTTCCACAGGATCAACGTCGTTCAAGCAGTGGAAGCTTCGAGATTTGTTGCGTCGGAGTAACAGTGAAGGAAAAgacaattttgtatttataactCCAAAAAAAGGAGGAAAATCGGAAGGAAATCATCAATCCGGCAAGGTCTTGAAACTCACCGGAAAATCGAAGGCAAAACAAATTACAGGCGGAGATAAGGTCGGCCGGCCGCCGTCGATGGCCGCTCACGAGGAGTTTTACGTGCGGAGCAGGGCAGCCAAGGAAACATCAAAACGGAAATCATATTTGCCGTACAGGCAAGACCTGCTAGGGTTTTTCGCCAACGTCAACGCTTTGGGTAGGACTTTACCTTCCTTCTAA
- the LOC116012811 gene encoding carbonic anhydrase 2-like, with the protein MSTTALINGCSLSSLSPAAQPSRKPPSSSSRFAVFATLNTPSSSSSSFPSLIRNQPVFAAPAPIITPTLRPDMANDNYEEAIQGLRKLLSEKEEYGPVVAARIGEITAQLQTSSADSSKIADPVERIKAGFIHFKKEKYEANPALYSELAKGQSPKFMVFACADSRVCPSHVLDFQPGEAFVVRNIANMVPAYDKLKYSGVGAAIEYAVLHLKVENIVVIGHSACGGIKGLMSFPDNGPTSTDFIEDWVKICLPAKHKVIAENGSLPFGDQCTLCEKEAVNVSLGNLLTYPFVREGLVKKTLAIKGGYYDFIKGAFELWGLDFGLSPPLYI; encoded by the exons ATGTCGACGACGGCTTTGATCAACGGCTGTAGCCTTAGCTCTCTCTCCCCCGCCGCCCAGCCTTCCCGCAAACCACCGTCTTCTTCTTCCCGTTTCGCCGTCTTTGCCACCCTCAATACGCCgtcgtcttcttcttcctcttttccCAGCCTTATCCGAAACCAGCCCGTTTTCGCCGCCCCTGCTCCCATCATCACCCCTACCTTG AGACCTGATATGGCGAACGACAACTACGAGGAAGCCATTCAGGGTCTCAGAAAGCTTCTCAG tgAGAAGGAAGAATATGGTCCGGTGGTAGCTGCAAGAATCGGTGAGATCACTGCCCAGTTGCAAACATCATCAGCTGACAGTTCCAAAATTGCCGATCCCGTCGAGAGGATCAAAGCTGGCTTCATTCATTTCAAAaaagagaaatacga GGCAAACCCAGCATTGTATTCTGAACTTGCCAAGGGACAGAGCCCCAAG TTTATGGTGTTTGCGTGCGCGGATTCTCGGGTGTGCCCATCACACGTGCTGGATTTCCAACCCGGAGAGGCATTCGTGGTCAGAAACATTGCCAATATGGTCCCTGCCTATGATAAG TTGAAATACTCAGGAGTTGGAGCCGCAATTGAGTATGCTGTTTTGCATCTTAAGGTGGAGAACATAGTAGTGATTGGGCACAGTGCCTGTGGTGGCATCAAGGGGCTCATGTCTTTCCCTGACAATGGACCAACTTCAAC AGATTTCATCGAAGACTGGGTTAAAATCTGTTTACCTGCCAAGCACAAGGTCATAGCAGAAAATGGCAGTCTACCTTTTGGAGACCAGTGTACACTCTGTGAGAAG GAAGCGGTGAATGTGTCACTGGGAAATTTGTTGACATATCCATTCGTGAGAGAAGGTCTGGTGAAGAAAACACTGGCAATTAAGGGAGGTTACTACGACTTCATCAAAGGAGCATTCGAGCTGTGGGGACTGGACTTCGGTCTTTCTCCTCCACTTTATATATAA
- the LOC116012810 gene encoding uncharacterized protein LOC116012810, producing MGNWWSATKEPPPLVVLVPPLFDFPPLAARTRMLESSYNLLFGKLALRCLFEDYFEEARHFSTRIMLRPIDDPHVDLIASVAGPLDYKPKDHHNIVGNAQFRWQSDVEKPHTFVDLYVSNSEPILLMRSCAYCTQYGIGAFGIFPVLLKKRVSPEDYGVMGLRYGSSNLSCGATISPFPSAEEIPKTAWLVSQIGRLTAGVQYEPQFESKDVPKYKNLKNWSCAIGYGVGSGSPLSPSFNFGLELSRNSQFIASFYQHVVVQRRVKNPLEENEVVGITNYIDFGFELQSRVDDEKASNSIQDSTFQVAASWQANKNLLLKGKVGPLSSSMALAFKSWWKPSFTVSLSAIRDRTKGQTSFGFGICVDGIREGSYQRADPNFVMLTPNKEHLAEGIQWKIGKRPVFQSDVSSGNFEGVPRELRPLEKIL from the exons ATGGGGAACTGGTGGTCGGCCACCAAAGAACCGCCGCCGCTCGTGGTGCTGGTTCCTCCGCTCTTCGACTTCCCTCCACTCGCTGCTCGTACAAG GATGCTGGAATCATCATACAACTTGCTATTTGGGAAGCTCGCGCTAAGATGTCTTTTTGAGGATTACTTTGAGGAAGCTAGGCACTTTAGCACCAGAATTATGCTAAGGCCAATTGATGATCCTCATGTGGATTTGATTGCTTCT GTTGCAGGTCCACTTGATTATAAACCCAAAGATCATCATAATATTGTAGGGAATGCACAATTTAGATGGCAAAG TGACGTTGAGAAACCTCATACATTTGTTGATCTTTATGTCTCAAATTCTGAACC AATTCTACTGATGAGATCATGTGCATACTGTACTCAGTACGGCATTGGTGCTTTTGGAATTTTTCCAGTCCTGCTAAAGAAAAG AGTATCTCCCGAAGATTATGGAGTTATGGGTTTGAGATATGGCTCATCAAACCTTTCATGTGGAGCTACAATATCACCATTCCCTT CTGCAGAAGAAATTCCTAAAACTGCCTGGTTGGTGAGCCAGATCGGAAGGTTAACTGCAGGGGTGCAGTATGAACCTCAGT TTGAAAGCAAAGATGTGCCGAAGTATAAGAACTTAAAGAATTGGAGCTGTGCAATTGGCTATGGAGTTGGATCAGGAAGTCCTTTGAGCCCATCCTTCAATTTTGGTCTGGAACTTTCTAGAAATTCACAG TTTATTGCTTCGTTTTACCAACATGTGGTGGTTCAAAGACGG GTGAAAAATCCACTTGAGGAAAATGAAGTGGTTGGAATAACAAACTATATTGACTTTGGCTTTGAGTTGCAGTCGAG GGTTGATGATGAAAAAGCATCAAATAGTATCCAAGATTCTACCTTTCAAGTTGCTGCATCTTGGCAAGCGAATAAAAACTTGTTGCTGAAG GGAAAAGTGGGGCCTCTAAGCTCTTCTATGGCTTTAGCATTTAAATCATGGTGGAAACCTTCTTTCACTGTCAGCTTATCAG CTATCAGAGATCGCACCAAAGGACAAACATCCTTTGGATTTGGCATTTGTGTTGACGGTATCAGAGAAGGAAG TTATCAGAGGGCGGATCCCAACTTTGTAATGCTGACCCCTAATAAGGAGCATCTGGCTGAAGGCATacaatggaaaattggaaagaGGCCAGTCTTTCAGTCTGATGTAAGTTCTGGGAATTTTGAAGGCGTTCCAAGGGAACTGCGACCCTTGGAAAAAATTTTGTAG